One Phycisphaera mikurensis NBRC 102666 DNA window includes the following coding sequences:
- a CDS encoding bifunctional folylpolyglutamate synthase/dihydrofolate synthase produces MPRRSLPAATAATAVATTDATDDATTHASAAFKPSGSVREKAPSIAAQQLSAPPEAIRIDNYQDAKAWLMSHVDHERLRVVDYSDGTFALDRMHALLGLLGDPHLEVQTVHVAGTKGKGSTCSMLASMLRACGYTTGLYTSPHLIDLRERITINDHMIPYAEAAEGLRRIAAAEQELGFGLTFFEVMTALAFVHFAENAIDIAVLETGLGGRLDCTNVCQPLVTGITSISLDHTALLGDTLPEIAREKAGIFKDGVPALSVEQPKEVVKTLKECAEEANTAVHFVGKDVDFSYRFESSRELGPHTRVCLATKQNRFDHLAVPLPGEHQAHNCGLALAMLDRLKEHGFSVKEEQVFRGLQNTRLHGRMEMVWETPRVIIDGAHNGSSIEALIKSLGAHIKYDSLVMIFGCNDDKDVPAMLREVGLGADKVLFTKSKSNVRAAEPTSLESRFEEVSGKMAQVCPTLEDALKVAARAVGRDDLIVICGSFYLAGEARKYFLEAKKRVEKQKG; encoded by the coding sequence ATGCCCAGACGCTCCCTCCCCGCCGCCACCGCGGCGACGGCTGTCGCCACGACCGACGCCACCGACGACGCGACGACTCACGCTTCCGCTGCCTTCAAGCCTTCCGGGTCGGTCCGCGAGAAGGCGCCCTCCATCGCCGCCCAGCAGCTCTCGGCGCCCCCCGAGGCGATCCGGATCGACAACTACCAGGACGCCAAGGCGTGGCTGATGTCGCACGTCGACCACGAGCGGCTGCGCGTCGTCGACTACAGCGACGGGACGTTCGCGCTCGACCGCATGCACGCCCTGCTCGGCCTGCTCGGCGACCCGCACCTGGAGGTGCAGACCGTGCACGTCGCCGGCACCAAGGGAAAGGGCTCGACCTGCTCGATGCTCGCGTCGATGCTGCGGGCCTGCGGGTACACGACCGGCCTGTACACCTCGCCGCACCTCATCGACCTCCGCGAACGGATCACGATCAACGACCACATGATCCCCTACGCGGAGGCCGCCGAGGGGCTCCGGCGGATCGCCGCCGCCGAGCAGGAGCTCGGCTTCGGGCTCACCTTCTTCGAGGTGATGACGGCCCTGGCCTTCGTGCACTTCGCCGAGAACGCGATCGACATCGCCGTGCTGGAGACCGGACTCGGCGGCCGGCTCGACTGCACCAACGTCTGCCAGCCGCTGGTCACCGGCATCACCTCGATCAGCCTCGACCACACCGCGCTGCTTGGCGACACGCTCCCGGAGATCGCCCGCGAGAAGGCGGGGATCTTCAAGGACGGCGTGCCGGCGCTGTCGGTGGAGCAGCCCAAGGAGGTCGTCAAGACGCTCAAGGAGTGCGCCGAGGAGGCAAACACCGCCGTGCACTTCGTGGGCAAGGACGTCGACTTCTCGTACCGCTTCGAGAGCAGCCGCGAGCTGGGCCCGCACACCCGCGTCTGCCTGGCCACCAAGCAGAACCGCTTCGACCACCTCGCCGTGCCGCTGCCCGGCGAGCACCAGGCCCACAACTGCGGCCTCGCGCTGGCGATGCTCGACCGTCTCAAGGAGCACGGCTTCTCCGTGAAGGAAGAGCAGGTCTTCCGCGGCCTCCAGAACACGCGCCTGCACGGCCGCATGGAGATGGTCTGGGAGACGCCGCGGGTCATCATCGACGGGGCCCACAACGGGTCGAGCATCGAGGCGCTCATCAAGAGCCTCGGCGCCCACATCAAGTACGACTCGCTGGTGATGATCTTCGGCTGCAACGACGACAAGGACGTCCCGGCGATGCTCCGCGAGGTCGGCCTCGGCGCCGACAAGGTCCTCTTCACCAAGAGCAAGAGCAACGTGCGGGCGGCGGAGCCGACCTCCCTGGAGTCGCGCTTCGAGGAGGTGAGCGGGAAGATGGCGCAGGTGTGCCCGACGCTCGAGGACGCGCTGAAGGTCGCCGCCCGGGCCGTCGGCCGCGACGACCTCATCGTGATCTGCGGGAGCTTCTACCTCGCCGGGGAGGCCCGGAAGTACTTCCTCGAGGCGAAGAAGCGGGTCGAGAAGCAGAAGGGCTAG
- the serS gene encoding serine--tRNA ligase, whose protein sequence is MIDLRRLRENPDRFRKGTADKGGDAELVDQLVEADAAARSIRATLEDLVAEKNQLGKAVGEAAAKLKLARPEDEERMKQRFADLQKRPNAIKAEQEKLAEPLRAAEAERDRLWLLIPQPADEDVPVGRDASENVERSRWHPEGGFDPAKSFEDNRGFRGKSHVELGEALGLFEFERGVRASGSRSYVLTGMGMRLHQAVLRHAFDRMVERHGFTPMSSAALVKHETMVGTGFFPGGRDQVYDVANPTSEDGLALSGTGEVGLMAYHQGEILAAEDLPRKYVTLSTCFRREAGAAGRDAAGLYRIHQFDKVEQVILCESSEEASRAHHRDMLGHVTGMLQDLGLPHRELQCCTGDLGLKNADMVDVECWMPSRVLPDAPAGDPSGWGETHSASRLYDFQTRRLSLRYRDASDPRGRKTAFCHSLNNTVAASPRLLIPLLEIHQQEDGSVWIPEVLRPHLGGIDRIGG, encoded by the coding sequence ATGATCGACCTGCGCCGGCTCCGCGAGAACCCCGACCGCTTCCGCAAGGGCACCGCCGACAAGGGCGGCGACGCCGAGCTGGTCGACCAGCTGGTGGAGGCCGACGCCGCCGCCCGCTCGATCCGGGCCACCCTCGAAGACCTGGTCGCCGAGAAGAACCAGCTCGGCAAGGCGGTGGGAGAGGCCGCCGCGAAGCTCAAGCTCGCCCGGCCCGAGGACGAGGAGCGGATGAAGCAGCGTTTCGCCGATCTCCAGAAGCGGCCCAACGCGATCAAGGCGGAGCAGGAGAAGCTCGCCGAGCCGCTCCGCGCGGCCGAGGCCGAGCGTGACCGCCTCTGGCTGCTGATCCCCCAGCCCGCCGACGAGGACGTGCCCGTCGGCCGCGACGCTTCCGAGAACGTCGAACGCTCGCGGTGGCACCCCGAGGGCGGCTTCGATCCGGCGAAGAGCTTCGAGGACAACCGCGGCTTCCGCGGCAAGTCGCACGTCGAGCTCGGCGAGGCCCTGGGTCTCTTCGAGTTCGAGCGGGGGGTCCGCGCCTCCGGCTCGCGCAGCTACGTGCTCACCGGCATGGGCATGCGGCTGCACCAGGCCGTGCTCCGCCACGCCTTCGACCGGATGGTGGAGCGGCACGGCTTCACGCCGATGTCCTCCGCCGCGCTGGTGAAGCACGAGACGATGGTCGGCACCGGCTTCTTCCCCGGCGGCCGCGACCAGGTGTACGACGTCGCGAACCCCACCAGCGAGGACGGCCTGGCCCTCTCGGGCACCGGCGAGGTCGGGCTGATGGCGTACCACCAGGGCGAGATCCTCGCCGCCGAGGACCTGCCCCGGAAGTACGTCACGCTGTCGACCTGCTTCCGGCGCGAGGCCGGCGCCGCCGGTCGCGACGCGGCCGGGCTCTACCGCATCCACCAGTTCGACAAGGTCGAGCAGGTGATCCTCTGCGAGAGCTCCGAAGAGGCCAGCCGCGCCCACCACCGCGACATGCTCGGCCACGTCACCGGCATGCTCCAAGACCTCGGCCTGCCCCACCGGGAGCTGCAGTGCTGCACCGGCGACCTGGGCCTCAAGAACGCGGACATGGTCGACGTCGAGTGCTGGATGCCCAGCCGCGTGCTCCCCGACGCCCCCGCCGGCGACCCGAGCGGCTGGGGCGAGACCCACTCCGCCAGCCGCCTCTACGACTTCCAGACCCGCCGGCTGAGCCTGCGCTACCGCGACGCGTCCGACCCCAGAGGCCGCAAGACCGCCTTCTGCCACAGCCTCAACAACACGGTCGCGGCGAGCCCGCGGCTGCTGATCCCGCTGCTGGAGATCCACCAGCAGGAGGACGGCTCGGTCTGGATCCCGGAGGTGCTGCGGCCGCACCTGGGCGGGATCGACCGGATCGGCGGGTGA